The genome window ctctactctcctctcccctcctctgcctccctttcACTCGtctcctcagctctcctcttctctcctcatctcctctgtcctcctctgcctATCATTTCTCGTCAGCTGAGCAGTGAGCCAGAACAGGACTGGGAACCTGCCCAGAAGCTTGCTGGCCGAGGGCAGGATCATGGACAAACTGCCGAGAGACCTTCTGATAGGAGCCAAGACACGCAGCACTCCTCGCGTCCTGCTATTTAAAGCACAAATCGTCAGAAGTGTATCTTCATGATAAAGTGTATCTTCAGAAAATGAGCTCTGAGGTGAGAAGTacagcctcctctcctatcccctcctctcctctcccctcttctcctctcccctcccctccccctcacaaggttttttttgttgtcgttTCGTACAGTAAATAGATCTGATTGTTGACAATTTCAAACAGAGTTCTCCATTAACGCAGGCTGCTTTGTGCTAATCTGGAGCGAATCACAGTGGCCCTGAACAGACAGGAGGACGGCTGCTGCAGGGTGGAGATAAACGTCTGTCTGGCAGGGCCTGGGGGTCCAGGGTGTAATAACACTACTCCACGGTCAGATTTAGCCCGGGATGCAACGCCTCAGTCTTACGTATTGCTTCCAGAGATGTGGGTTAGTTACATTTTTCTGACAGGGCAGGACTGGAGAGATCTACCCTCTAAAACATGCACTCTCTTAACATTGAGGCACACGCACATACTGtaaatgcacacacgcacacacacacacacacacacatacagtacacaaacaaacacatgcacagactcAAAACAcccaaatggtatacattttgatgcacaaacacacacacgcaaagtgcacacacaaagtgggggggggggaattgtaCCGAATATCAGACAGCGGTGTCTGGGGACTGGTAGAAAAGGAGGTTAAAATATTAATGTTTATGAAATATTAAAGGCATTCTCCATTGAACTCTGAAGTTTGGGATTGCAGTCTTTTGCAGTTGAGTGTTTACCTCTTGTGAGAGTAGGAAAGAGGATTTCTTAAGAGCTGGAAGGAATCTGTCAAGTCTTTTACAAACACATTCAGTTACCCTGCAACGTGCAAGGTAACATAACTAACTAAAGACTCCAGTGTCTCTTGGCAATTGTGACggccagtccacacacacacacacacacacacacacatagctacacactcacacctacccCCACACCCGAAcctcaccccatccctccctcaacaGACACAGACCCAACTTCATCTCACTcttaccccaacacacacacacacacacactcacacactcccagatCGCATGGTGCTGATCCACCTAGATGAGAGGCTCAGGCATGAGGGAACAACAGACGCTGGCCCTGATCCTCCTAGTCAGAGAgcctgctgccctccccccATACCATCCCCATGACCCAAAAACCTTGCTTCACATCTCAGGACACTGCAATTTGGCACTAGATATTGGAAACAACGGCATGGCTATCAGACATTCTATTGAGAAGGACCGAAAACAAGCAACTGGTCATTTTCTAGAAATGCACGttgttgttacatttacatttagtcatttgttgTTGATGGGAAGGTCAAGAAAGTTGTGTTAAGGTTGCAGCATCAAAGATAGAGAGCCAGGTTAAATAAAGGTCTGAAGTGTGGCCAGGTGGATATAAAAAGTGTGTTTAGATGGGCATAATGGAGGGTGACAGATGCCCCAACCTCACCATCCTGGGCTGTCAGGGTCCTAGGTGCCCCCTGGCACTGATCACACCTGGCAAATGAGCCTTGCCAAACGAATGGGCCATTGCCTTTGCGATCTGACAGCACAACTTAATTGAAACTATCAATCAGAGTCTCTCCTCCTTGCCCAGCATGGATTATAGtcattcactcactctccctctatctctcccccccgctcctccccaaTCGCATACCCAGACAggccaacacatgcacacacatacatacacacacacacaaacacacacacacaccaaatcaaTTTGAGAAATCTCGTCCACCTGccccgctctccttccctcctgtgaGGAAAACACACTAGCCAATGCCTGACAGCCGTAATTAATCAATTTATGAATCCTTCCGTTGAGCATTGTTTTGTACCTCCAACCAGTCTCCCGACGAGCCAAGCCTTCCGCAGGCTCTGCTGTGAGCCTCTGCAGCACTGCCTGAAGCGCCAACATTAAGATATGTCATGGTCTGGGCTGCAGGATAAGACATCATCATGCATCAGACCAGCACAGAACATGATGCCTGCTTCTGTAGAGAGATGATCAAATCAGAACACACAAAAGGaaacagcgcttctctctctctctctccctctctctctcgctctctctgaaaGGCAGGAAAGAGTTAAACCTATTACAGGAGACCAATCAGGGTTTGGAGGGGGAGCGCACTGCAAACCTctgcagtgtgagagagagagagagagagagagcgggagggaggggagagaaggggagggagtggagagagggaaagatactAGGAGCACGGCAGATTGCACTCCACTCAACACACAGGAAGGGGGAGACGCgcaacagagacacagacatagTTGGAGGTGTGGAGAACGCATCACACGttcagtgtgaggagagagtgagagaaagagaagaaaagaggaagaaaggataGAAGCACGCACAGATTTtcgcaggaagagaggaggtcgTTTTTTTTCGTCTTGGTTTTCCTTTCATtcaacacagaggagaggagtgttgtGGATAAATCAAAAATAAACGACACCTGTTTAGCGAATGACCTCTGCCATCTGTCCAGAGTAAACGTTCTATTGGTCCGTGAGAGAGcggcagaaggagagggaatgTGTATGGTGGAACCTCGGCTGCTGAGAATGTGGAGTTGGTGGGATTAGGCTACCGGACTGGACAGAAGGGGACAGGACACAGCTGGATTCCCGGGAAGGCGCTGGAACGTGAGTATTCCTCTGTTTTGATGGGCCACACTGCTAGACGTGCTGGGGATGAAAGCACTGCCACGGAAAGAGGGCTTCCAAGTTTTAGTGAACCTCAAAGATAAACatgtttgttactgtgtgtggtgACACGGAGACGGCCTCGGAGGTCTGCTGGTGTCAGATGAACTGAGTCGAAGATCAGGCTGACACTGTGACCATCTCATGCCAAAAGAAAACTGCTTCATGTGTTTGGTGAAGGAGCTGTAGGCCACCACGGCTTGTTGTGTGATCttgtgtgaacatgtgtaaCATGAATGAGGATGGGATCCTTATCCCAAGACACCTACATCTCATGGGAGCGTACTTAATGGGATAGAGAACAGCCTCTTCAAACCACATCAGGACTTTTTTCGGTCATTACTGCACCACACACGCCAACATGATACTACGGTGTTTGACACAGGTCTTGGAGATAAAACAAAGGGAAAACATGTTTTGAGaagttgtgcgtgcgtgtgtgtgtggtcagacgCTGGTGGGTGtcaatgttgtgtttgttgtcccTGTGTAGGCCATTAGCTGCAGCGTTATGATAATTTTATCAAAGTGACAGAAATCTATGGGCGAACAAGGAGACACAAGACTTTGTTAGGAGAGGGTTTGTTATGCAAATATCAAGCTCCTCGTAGTCTTTCCACAGACAAAATATAGTTTCATTCTTAGTTTTTTcttgtctgtctcctccctcttcctccctcttcctccctccctctctctctccccctctccctccttccctctctctctccctctctctcaggatgCTGAATGAAATGGTTGATGTTTGTTGAGGACAGATGAACGACGGTCCTATCTGATTGGCCCCTTGGTCAGTTTGTCCAATCACGGTCCAGGATATTTACCTCAGTGTAATTCAACAAGACCGGTCAAATCAACCTGCTCTCGTTTTGTAAAGAAAACCATCTAGAGTTAATCAGAATCAATCCCccttgcacgcacgcacacacacgcacccagacacacagtgcTAAACAatcgcacacatacactttcaTACCTCCCCTCCTTTCAACATAATGGGAATCTCACAGTACTTTTGTGCCTGATTTACAAGTCAATGTGATGAGAGAGCTCGGGGAGTAAAGGTCTGTTCCATTAGTGCTCACCAGGGGATAAAAGGAGTCAGTCTGCACTTACTGACCTCGCCAGGTTGTAGACCACACTCACACTGGCCTGCAGCAGTGCTGGTTCTCAGCCTGGGCCTGCATGGCCCTCCACCCTGGACTGAGAGCAACTCAGAGTCTCTGGATGCAGGAAGACTCCGACTGGAGGGATCACAACATTATTTGGTGATTGCGTTCTTCAGCTTTGCGTTCGACACCTGGGACGTCTTTTTTTTGGCAGAggagtttttttttgcagttgtGGGATGTACGGCACTTCCTgttcgtctctggaggaggactCTGCGTCCTCGCACTCGCCCGGTGGCTCAGCAGACCTCCTGCCCGGGAATACTGTGAGTTTATAAACAGGACATGGCCCGGACAGTTTACCCCTGATCCAGTCATCCGTCAGCGACCCCCCTCCACCGCCTAAACAAACGAAAGGACGAAACAGAacaagcgacagagagagacacagtgagagagacggtGCAGAAAGACCTACACAGTACCTGTGTTCTCTCCCGTGTGGTAGTGGCAGATCACCAAACCCTGCCTGGTGTTTAGCAGGAAGAGCATCCTAGCAGTCAATCACAGACAGCCTaccacctgggggagggggaggcaggtgcTTCTCTGTCGGCCCCAGAAGAGAAGCCTTTACTGGGGGGAAGCCTGGCGCGGCCTGGATGCTTAGCTCTGCTGGAGCtgacccctcctcctcgtcccctgGTATGCTGGGCTTTCGTGCCTGTCTCTATGGATCCAACCACGCTCTCCGGCTCGACCACACACCCTTGGGGCTGAGATagagctggagggttagggtaagtgttGTGTGATTACATGGGGCTGGTCTCGAGTGTGTGTAATCTGTGTCAACTTCACTTATCTATCGTTTTtcacatttatttttaattttttacatCACTCGCATGGTCACGTTACATTACTTAGGATTGACTAAACGTACGATATAAGATGAGACtgtttgaaatgtaaaaaagatATCAAAACGTTAAGACACCCTTTGCTAGGAATTTACATGGACAGCACAGACACTTGACcaaacacacctgtgtgttCATGAGACTTATACAAGACCCTTGTGCTGTAGTGACGCGTTCTTCTGATGAGTGTTGCATGGTGTGATCATGGGTCACGCTTAAAATAGTCCCAGCATTGCAGCCATGAGGAGAGGATATATAAGGGAGAAGTTAGTCATGCTCTGCACGTACAGTGCCCTGATCTACAGGACATGGATAGCAGTTAGCGTGCTTATAGAGCACACGCTCGTCTTCCATCATTTCGACCCAGAACATTTCCTTATTATTTGATAAATGGCAGAATTAGCACCGACAGGTTTTCACAcgtacattttttttttgcaattgcAAAGATGCAATTTTATTCTTGCATCGTAAGAACAATCTGCTGTCCCAATTCCAGCCTGCCTTTTGAAATTGTGATGAGCTAGACTTCGGATGTGAGGTGCTCCTCTAATCACACTCCCGGCTGTTCGAATAACACCAAaaactgtctctttctgtctcccctcctctctctctctctctctccaccccccttccttcctccaggaTAATGCATATCCTTTCCCATCTGGAAGACAAAGTCACCATGAGCAACGTCACCGTCACCGACAACTCCGAGCCCATCAGCCGAACCATGAGCCTCTCCGAGCCGTACCCCTACCCCCTCAGCTTCCAGGTGTCCCTCACAGGGTTCCTCATGCTGGAGATCCTGCTGGGCCTCAGCTCCAACCTCACCGTGCTGGCCCTCTACTGCATGAAGTCCAACCTCATCAGCTCCGTGTCCAACATCGTCACCATGAACCTGCACGTCCTGGACGTGCTGGTGTGCGTGGGCTGCATCCCCCTCACCATCGTGGTGGTCCTGCTGCCCCTGCGGGGAGACAAGGCGCTGATCTGCTGCTTCCACGAGGCCTGCGTCTCCTTTGCCAGCGTCGCCACCGCCGCCAACGTCCTCGCCATCACCCTGGACCGCTACGACATCTCCGTCAAGCCGGCCAACCGCGTGTTGACCATGGGTCGCGCCCTGGCTCTGCTGGCGGCCATCTGGGTGCTGTCCTTCCTTAGTTTCCTGGTGCCCTTCATGGAGGTGGGCTTCTTCGCCCAGGGTCAGGTGGAACTCAACCAGACAGTGGTGGCTCACCCTAACCAGTACTACacagagctgggtctatactaccaCCTGCTGGCCCAGATCCCAATCTTCTTCTTCACGGTGGTGGTCATGCTCATCACGTACTCCAAGATCCTGCAGGCGCTCAACATCCGCATCGGCACGCGCTTCCACGCCTCGCAGAAGAAGAAGGCCAAGAGGAAAAAGCGTCCGTCCATGACGCCCATGACGCCCCAGCAGGAGGGCCCGGAAGGGTCCCAGAGCAGCGGCGGTGTGCGCATGCCCACGCTGGGCATGCGCACCTCGGTGTCCGTCATCATCGCCCTCCGGCGGGCCGTCAAGCGGCACCGGGAGCGGCGGGAGCGGCAGAAGCGCGTGTTCCGGATGTCGCTCCTCATCGTGTCCACGTTCCTGCTGTGCTGGACACCCA of Osmerus mordax isolate fOsmMor3 chromosome 4, fOsmMor3.pri, whole genome shotgun sequence contains these proteins:
- the LOC136942410 gene encoding G-protein coupled receptor 22-like, which gives rise to MHILSHLEDKVTMSNVTVTDNSEPISRTMSLSEPYPYPLSFQVSLTGFLMLEILLGLSSNLTVLALYCMKSNLISSVSNIVTMNLHVLDVLVCVGCIPLTIVVVLLPLRGDKALICCFHEACVSFASVATAANVLAITLDRYDISVKPANRVLTMGRALALLAAIWVLSFLSFLVPFMEVGFFAQGQVELNQTVVAHPNQYYTELGLYYHLLAQIPIFFFTVVVMLITYSKILQALNIRIGTRFHASQKKKAKRKKRPSMTPMTPQQEGPEGSQSSGGVRMPTLGMRTSVSVIIALRRAVKRHRERRERQKRVFRMSLLIVSTFLLCWTPITLLNTVILSVGPSDATVKLRLGFLVMAYGTTIFHPLLYAFTRQKFQKVLKSKMKKRVVSIIEADPLPNNAIIRNSWIDPKRNKKVTFDDKEARQKCLSSEDVE